Proteins from a single region of Streptomyces griseiscabiei:
- a CDS encoding RNA polymerase sigma factor — translation MAVLRGKARHVEGVPEADDPLDAAQERRVRAVLALGGVPQSDLLDGVQQVRLRLLERAASGRESPRDVSAWAAVVASNLAMDWHRAKRRQERLGERLASLRQHEHPSGEDSSVLSLAVARGLDELPDALRQVLVLRFYADLPVRGIADELGIPEGTVKSRLHSAVRALRTRLHEDEVV, via the coding sequence GTGGCTGTGCTGCGCGGAAAGGCGCGCCACGTCGAGGGGGTCCCGGAGGCGGACGACCCACTGGACGCGGCCCAGGAACGGCGGGTGCGGGCCGTGCTCGCGCTCGGCGGTGTGCCGCAGTCGGACCTGCTGGACGGGGTACAGCAGGTACGGCTGCGGCTGCTGGAGCGGGCGGCGAGCGGCCGGGAGTCACCGCGGGACGTGTCCGCGTGGGCGGCGGTGGTGGCCTCCAACCTGGCGATGGACTGGCACCGCGCCAAGCGGCGCCAGGAACGCCTGGGCGAGCGGCTGGCCTCGCTGCGCCAGCACGAGCACCCCTCCGGCGAGGACTCCAGCGTGCTCTCGCTCGCCGTCGCCCGAGGCCTGGACGAGCTGCCCGACGCCCTGCGCCAGGTCCTCGTCCTGCGCTTCTACGCCGACCTGCCGGTCCGCGGGATCGCCGACGAGCTGGGCATCCCCGAGGGCACGGTCAAGAGCAGGCTCCACTCGGCGGTCCGCGCCCTGCGTACCCGCCTGCACGAGGACGAGGTGGTGTGA
- a CDS encoding aspartate-semialdehyde dehydrogenase yields MRVGIVGATGQVGTVMRKILKDRDFPARELRLFASARSAGSVIDGVTVEDAATADYSGLDIVLFSAGGATSKALAEKVASQGAVVIDNSSAWRRDPEVPLVVSEVNPHAIADRPKGIIANPNCTTMAAMPVLRPLHEEAGLEALVVASYQAVSGSGLAGVAELHGQVQKVGGDADKLTHDGSAVDFPEPGVYKRPIAFNVIPLAGSIVDDGLHETDEEQKLRHESRKILEIPGLKVSGTCVRVPVFSGHSLQINARFARPISVERATELLGGAPGVALSDIPTPLQAAGQDLSFVGRIRADETVDNGLALFVSGDNLRKGAALNAVQIAELVAAELSEK; encoded by the coding sequence GTGAGGGTCGGAATCGTCGGAGCCACGGGTCAGGTCGGCACGGTCATGCGGAAGATCCTCAAGGACCGTGACTTCCCGGCGCGCGAGCTGCGTCTGTTCGCGTCCGCCCGTTCGGCCGGTTCGGTCATCGACGGGGTGACGGTCGAGGACGCGGCGACCGCCGACTACTCCGGTCTCGACATCGTGCTGTTCTCCGCGGGCGGCGCGACCTCGAAGGCGCTGGCCGAGAAGGTGGCCTCGCAGGGCGCGGTCGTGATCGACAACTCCTCCGCCTGGCGCCGCGACCCCGAGGTGCCCCTCGTGGTCTCCGAGGTGAACCCGCACGCGATCGCCGACCGCCCCAAGGGCATCATCGCCAACCCGAACTGCACGACGATGGCCGCGATGCCGGTCCTGCGTCCGCTGCACGAGGAGGCGGGCCTCGAAGCGCTGGTCGTCGCCTCCTACCAGGCGGTCTCCGGTTCCGGTCTGGCGGGCGTCGCGGAGCTGCACGGCCAGGTCCAGAAGGTCGGGGGCGACGCGGACAAGCTGACGCACGACGGCTCGGCCGTCGACTTCCCCGAGCCCGGCGTCTACAAGCGGCCCATCGCCTTCAACGTGATCCCGCTGGCCGGTTCGATCGTCGACGACGGTCTGCACGAGACGGACGAGGAGCAGAAGCTCCGCCACGAGTCCCGCAAGATCCTGGAGATCCCCGGCCTCAAGGTCTCCGGCACCTGTGTGCGCGTCCCGGTCTTCTCCGGGCACTCCCTCCAGATCAACGCCCGCTTCGCCCGGCCGATCTCCGTGGAGCGCGCGACGGAGCTGCTGGGCGGCGCCCCCGGTGTGGCCCTCTCCGACATCCCGACCCCCCTCCAGGCCGCCGGTCAGGACCTCTCCTTCGTCGGCCGCATCCGCGCCGACGAGACCGTGGACAACGGCCTCGCCCTGTTCGTCTCGGGCGACAACCTCCGCAAGGGCGCCGCGCTGAACGCGGTCCAGATCGCGGAGCTGGTGGCGGCGGAGCTGAGCGAGAAGTAG
- a CDS encoding type II toxin-antitoxin system PemK/MazF family toxin, which yields MKRGDIYLVDYEPARGGEANKARPAVIVSNDGANAAVARTGRGVITLVPLTTNTSRVYPFQVLLPAEECGLPKDSKVQCEQVRALAPERLLRPIGSVPGQRMAEVDVALRRHLAL from the coding sequence ATGAAGCGCGGTGACATCTATCTGGTCGACTACGAGCCGGCACGCGGCGGCGAGGCCAACAAGGCCCGCCCGGCGGTGATCGTCTCCAACGACGGCGCCAACGCGGCTGTGGCACGAACCGGCCGAGGCGTGATCACGCTGGTCCCCCTGACGACGAACACCTCTCGCGTCTATCCGTTCCAGGTGCTGCTCCCCGCCGAGGAATGTGGCCTCCCGAAGGACTCCAAGGTGCAGTGCGAGCAGGTTCGCGCTCTCGCCCCGGAGAGGCTGCTGCGGCCCATCGGTTCGGTGCCGGGGCAACGCATGGCCGAGGTCGATGTGGCCCTGCGGCGGCATCTGGCCCTCTGA
- a CDS encoding ribbon-helix-helix domain-containing protein: MKISVSLPQEDVTFVDEYAARTDADSRSAVIHAAIELLREAQLEQQYAEAFAEWDGSEDAAFWDRFVGDGLSDEAR, encoded by the coding sequence ATGAAGATCAGTGTGAGTCTGCCGCAGGAGGACGTCACCTTCGTCGACGAGTACGCCGCGCGTACGGACGCCGATTCGCGGTCGGCCGTGATACATGCCGCGATCGAGCTCCTGCGTGAGGCGCAACTGGAGCAGCAGTACGCGGAGGCGTTCGCCGAGTGGGACGGGAGCGAGGACGCCGCGTTCTGGGACCGGTTCGTGGGGGACGGGCTGTCCGATGAAGCGCGGTGA
- the pepN gene encoding aminopeptidase N yields MPGTNLTRDEAQQRAALLSVDSYEIDLDLSGAQEGGTYRSVTTVRFDVAENGGESFIDLVAPTVHEVTLNGDALDPAEVFADSRIALPGLLEGRNILRVVADAAYTNTGEGLHRFVDPVDDQAYLYTQFEVPDARRVFASFEQPDLKATFQFTVKAPTGWTVISNSPTPEPKDDVWVFEPTPRISTYITALIVGPYHSVHSVYEKDGQSVPLGIYCRPSLAEHLDSDAIFEVTRQGFAWFQEKFDYAYPFEKYDQLFVPEFNAGAMENAGAVTIRDQYVFRSKVTDAAYEVRAETILHELAHMWFGDLVTMEWWNDLWLNESFATYTSIACQAAAPGSRWPHSWTTFANSMKTWAYRQDQLPSTHPIMAEINDLDDVLVNFDGITYAKGASVLKQLVAYVGEDEFFRGVQAYFKAHAYGNTRLSDLLGSLEETSGRDLKSWSKAWLETAGINVLRPEIETDGQGVITAFAIRQEAPALPTGAKGEPTLRPHRIAVGLYELDDASGKLVRDERVELDVDGELTAVPQLVGRRRPAVVLLNDDDLSYAKVRLDEQSLAFVTEHLGDFESSLPRALCWASAWDMTRDAELATRDYLSLVLSGIGKESDIGVVQSLHRQVKLAIELYADPVAREALLTRWTDATLAHLRASEAASDHQLAWARAFAATARTPEQLDLLEALLEGTQTIEGLAVDTELRWSFVQRLAAVGRYDEAEIAGEYERDRTAAGERHAATARASRPTAEAKAEAWAQVVESDKLPNAVQEAVIGGFVQTDQRDLLATYTDKYFEVVKGIWESRSHEIAQQIAIGLYPTVQVSAETLHKTDTWLADAEPNAALRRLVSESRSGVERALKAQAADAAAPAE; encoded by the coding sequence GTGCCTGGCACAAACCTGACCCGCGACGAGGCTCAGCAGCGGGCGGCGCTGCTCAGCGTCGACTCGTACGAGATCGATCTCGACCTCTCCGGCGCGCAGGAGGGCGGCACCTACCGGTCCGTGACCACGGTGCGCTTCGACGTCGCGGAGAACGGCGGGGAGTCGTTCATCGACCTGGTGGCCCCGACCGTCCACGAGGTGACCCTCAACGGCGACGCGCTGGACCCGGCGGAGGTCTTCGCGGACTCCCGGATCGCGCTGCCCGGTCTGCTGGAAGGCCGCAACATCCTGCGGGTCGTGGCCGACGCCGCGTACACCAACACCGGTGAGGGCCTGCACCGGTTCGTCGACCCGGTCGACGACCAGGCCTATCTGTACACGCAGTTCGAGGTGCCGGACGCCCGCCGGGTCTTCGCGTCCTTCGAGCAGCCGGACCTGAAGGCCACCTTCCAGTTCACCGTGAAGGCCCCCACCGGCTGGACCGTCATCTCCAACTCGCCGACGCCGGAGCCCAAGGACGACGTCTGGGTCTTCGAGCCGACGCCCCGGATCTCGACGTACATCACGGCCCTGATCGTCGGCCCGTACCACTCGGTGCACAGCGTGTACGAGAAGGACGGGCAGAGCGTGCCGCTCGGTATCTACTGCCGGCCGTCCCTCGCCGAACACCTGGACTCCGACGCGATCTTCGAGGTCACACGGCAGGGCTTCGCGTGGTTCCAGGAGAAGTTCGACTACGCGTATCCGTTCGAGAAGTACGACCAGCTGTTCGTGCCGGAGTTCAACGCGGGCGCGATGGAGAACGCGGGCGCGGTGACCATCCGCGACCAGTACGTGTTCCGCTCGAAGGTGACGGACGCCGCGTACGAGGTCCGCGCCGAGACCATCCTCCACGAGCTGGCCCACATGTGGTTCGGCGACCTGGTGACGATGGAGTGGTGGAACGACCTGTGGCTGAACGAGTCGTTCGCCACCTACACCTCGATCGCCTGCCAGGCCGCCGCGCCCGGCTCGCGCTGGCCGCACTCCTGGACGACCTTCGCCAACTCCATGAAGACCTGGGCGTACCGGCAGGACCAACTGCCGTCCACGCACCCGATCATGGCGGAGATCAACGACCTGGACGACGTCCTCGTCAACTTCGACGGCATCACGTACGCGAAGGGGGCGAGCGTGTTGAAGCAGCTCGTCGCGTACGTCGGCGAGGACGAGTTCTTCCGGGGCGTGCAGGCGTACTTCAAGGCGCACGCGTACGGCAACACGCGGCTGTCCGATCTGCTGGGCTCCCTGGAGGAGACCTCGGGCCGTGATCTGAAGTCCTGGTCGAAGGCGTGGCTGGAGACGGCGGGCATCAACGTCCTGCGTCCCGAGATCGAGACGGACGGGCAGGGCGTCATCACCGCCTTCGCGATCCGTCAGGAGGCCCCGGCGCTGCCCACGGGCGCGAAGGGCGAGCCGACGCTGCGCCCGCACCGCATCGCGGTCGGCCTGTACGAGCTGGACGACGCCAGCGGCAAGCTGGTCCGCGACGAGCGGGTCGAACTGGACGTGGACGGTGAACTGACCGCCGTACCGCAGCTGGTGGGCCGACGCCGCCCGGCGGTCGTCCTGCTCAACGACGACGACCTCTCCTACGCGAAGGTCCGCCTGGACGAGCAGTCCCTCGCCTTCGTCACCGAGCACCTCGGCGACTTCGAGTCCTCCCTCCCGCGCGCGCTGTGCTGGGCCTCGGCCTGGGACATGACACGTGACGCGGAGCTGGCGACCCGCGACTACCTGTCCCTGGTGCTCTCCGGCATCGGCAAGGAGTCCGACATCGGTGTCGTGCAGTCGCTGCACCGCCAGGTGAAGCTGGCGATCGAGCTGTACGCCGACCCGGTGGCCCGCGAGGCGCTGCTGACCCGCTGGACGGACGCCACGCTCGCGCATCTGCGCGCGTCCGAGGCCGCCTCCGACCACCAGCTGGCCTGGGCCCGCGCGTTCGCCGCGACCGCCCGCACCCCCGAGCAGCTGGACCTCCTGGAGGCCCTGCTGGAGGGGACGCAGACGATCGAGGGCCTCGCCGTCGACACCGAGCTGCGCTGGTCCTTCGTGCAGCGGCTCGCGGCGGTGGGCCGTTACGACGAGGCGGAGATCGCCGGCGAGTACGAGCGGGACCGGACGGCGGCCGGTGAGCGGCACGCGGCCACGGCCCGTGCCTCCCGCCCGACCGCCGAGGCCAAGGCGGAGGCCTGGGCCCAGGTCGTCGAGTCGGACAAGCTGCCCAACGCCGTGCAGGAAGCGGTCATCGGCGGGTTCGTCCAGACCGACCAGCGGGATCTGCTCGCCACGTACACCGACAAGTACTTCGAGGTGGTGAAGGGGATCTGGGAGTCGCGCTCCCACGAGATCGCCCAGCAGATCGCCATCGGTCTCTACCCGACCGTGCAGGTCTCGGCCGAGACCCTGCACAAGACCGACACCTGGCTGGCCGACGCCGAGCCCAACGCGGCCCTGCGCCGCCTGGTCTCGGAGTCCCGCTCCGGAGTGGAGCGCGCCCTGAAGGCCCAGGCGGCGGACGCGGCGGCGCCCGCGGAGTGA